One part of the Brevundimonas subvibrioides ATCC 15264 genome encodes these proteins:
- a CDS encoding PAS domain-containing sensor histidine kinase, whose amino-acid sequence MRGKERRIQQPGRRAADRPDGLPAWARVLVLALTLGLAIYVLMFARESTRPAREATLLREQALVTEAELAAARLDAAIGRAQLGLDVVAGRLAGAPERSLDAVEAGRAVAPETAFLVTAADGTRLASKGAAAEDFVVDNRGILRQRAVGGQIVIARTALPASDNVLVVGPDGRVLGMTTTLKARLGVEPRALVGTETPLAGRIADKRVTAAGAAVGETGLVAVAWRPQSTGAAALISDLWLIMAPIGLGVLVLGLALMQGWRQSRASRVWAESEHRFRVAVEAARCGVWEWDLDRETVDVSDYMAALLGLPTGGSVTSAAVIERIHPRYRDLVEHALRQAATFGAFEVTFAVPLEGGGARWIDARGQARGRRGDDGYGMILGVAMDITEARRARAQLQAAEGRLRDGIESVSDAFVLFDKHGRLILWNQAFKDAFGFADEAVRKGAQKDELNRIAALAIKADRPSPEGRAGAREVELYDGRVLQLAERFTGDGGTVITAADVTAIRRQEVERQRSADSLRKTVDELEASQEKLSLLARKYEIAMTRAEAANQAKSEFLANMSHELRTPLNAINGFSEIMAGEMFGPLGHEKYKGYAHDILKSGQHLLSLINDILDMAKIEAGKMTLHYEAVSLTELCEDAIRLMRGKAQDCGLTLSLEAGDVPEIEADYRGLKQVMLNLISNAVKFTPEGGEITVSVTRQNAVTMRIAVTDTGIGIAAADLARLAQPFEQVEGQHSKTTQGTGLGLALTKSLIELHGGEMTMVSEPGEGTTVSFDIPIRRPVQIEQQQARAA is encoded by the coding sequence TTGCGGGGCAAAGAGCGCCGCATTCAGCAGCCGGGCCGCCGTGCGGCCGACAGGCCCGACGGCCTGCCCGCGTGGGCCCGCGTGCTGGTCCTCGCCCTGACGCTGGGCCTCGCCATCTATGTTCTCATGTTCGCGCGGGAGAGCACGCGCCCCGCCCGCGAGGCCACCCTTCTGCGTGAACAGGCGCTGGTGACCGAGGCCGAGCTGGCCGCGGCCCGACTGGATGCGGCTATTGGGCGGGCCCAACTGGGGCTGGACGTCGTGGCGGGACGGCTGGCGGGCGCGCCGGAGCGATCGCTGGACGCCGTCGAGGCCGGCCGCGCCGTCGCCCCCGAAACGGCCTTCCTCGTGACGGCCGCCGACGGCACCCGCCTCGCTTCCAAGGGTGCCGCGGCCGAGGATTTCGTCGTCGACAACCGGGGCATCCTGCGCCAGCGCGCGGTCGGCGGACAGATCGTCATCGCCCGGACGGCCCTGCCCGCCAGCGATAACGTGCTGGTCGTGGGTCCGGATGGCCGCGTGCTCGGCATGACCACGACATTGAAGGCGAGACTGGGCGTCGAGCCGCGCGCGCTTGTCGGGACCGAGACCCCGCTTGCGGGGCGGATCGCCGACAAGCGGGTCACGGCTGCGGGCGCGGCGGTCGGCGAGACGGGACTGGTCGCCGTGGCGTGGCGTCCTCAATCAACCGGCGCGGCCGCACTCATCAGCGACCTGTGGCTGATCATGGCTCCCATCGGGCTGGGCGTCCTGGTGCTTGGACTGGCGCTGATGCAGGGCTGGCGCCAATCCCGCGCTTCCCGGGTCTGGGCCGAGAGCGAGCACCGCTTCCGCGTCGCGGTCGAGGCCGCGCGCTGCGGTGTCTGGGAATGGGATCTGGACCGCGAGACGGTCGATGTGTCCGACTATATGGCCGCCCTGCTGGGGCTGCCGACAGGTGGATCGGTGACCAGCGCCGCCGTGATCGAGCGCATCCACCCGCGCTATCGCGATTTGGTCGAGCATGCGCTGCGTCAGGCCGCCACCTTCGGTGCCTTCGAGGTTACGTTCGCGGTCCCCCTCGAAGGCGGCGGCGCACGCTGGATCGACGCGCGCGGTCAGGCCCGGGGCCGTCGCGGCGACGACGGCTATGGCATGATCCTGGGCGTCGCCATGGACATCACCGAGGCCCGTCGCGCCCGGGCCCAGCTGCAGGCGGCCGAAGGGCGACTGCGCGACGGGATCGAGAGCGTGTCCGACGCCTTCGTGCTGTTCGACAAGCACGGGCGGCTGATCCTGTGGAACCAGGCCTTCAAGGACGCCTTCGGGTTCGCCGACGAGGCGGTCCGCAAGGGGGCCCAGAAGGACGAGCTGAACCGCATCGCTGCCCTCGCGATCAAGGCGGACCGACCGTCGCCGGAGGGCCGTGCGGGGGCCCGCGAGGTGGAATTGTACGACGGCCGGGTGCTGCAGCTGGCCGAGCGGTTCACCGGCGACGGCGGCACGGTCATCACCGCGGCCGACGTCACCGCCATCCGCCGCCAGGAGGTCGAGCGTCAGCGGTCGGCCGACAGTCTTCGCAAGACCGTCGACGAGCTGGAGGCCAGCCAGGAAAAGCTGTCCCTGCTGGCCCGCAAGTACGAAATCGCCATGACCCGGGCCGAGGCCGCCAACCAGGCCAAGTCCGAGTTCCTGGCCAATATGTCCCACGAGCTGCGCACGCCGCTCAACGCGATCAACGGCTTCTCCGAGATCATGGCCGGCGAGATGTTCGGGCCGCTGGGGCATGAGAAGTACAAGGGTTACGCGCACGACATCCTCAAGTCGGGCCAGCATCTGCTGAGCCTGATCAACGACATCCTGGACATGGCCAAGATCGAGGCCGGCAAGATGACCCTGCACTACGAGGCGGTGTCGTTGACAGAGCTGTGCGAGGACGCGATCCGGCTGATGCGCGGCAAGGCCCAGGACTGCGGCCTGACCCTGAGCCTGGAAGCCGGCGATGTGCCCGAGATCGAGGCCGACTATCGCGGGCTGAAGCAGGTGATGCTGAACCTGATCTCCAATGCGGTGAAGTTCACGCCCGAAGGGGGAGAGATCACGGTCTCGGTGACGCGCCAGAATGCCGTCACGATGCGGATCGCGGTGACCGACACCGGCATCGGCATCGCCGCGGCCGACCTCGCGCGCCTGGCACAGCCGTTCGAACAGGTCGAGGGCCAGCATTCCAAAACGACCCAGGGCACGGGTCTGGGCCTGGCCCTGACCAAGTCGCTGATCGAGTTGCACGGCGGCGAGATGACCATGGTCAGCGAGCCCGGCGAGGGCACCACGGTCAGTTTCGACATTCCGATCCGGCGCCCGGTCCAGATCGAGCAACAACAGGCGCGGGCGGCCTAG
- a CDS encoding CBS domain-containing protein — protein sequence MSRDVQVARPADPIQEVAARMGAGDFGFLPVSDGTALVGTITDRDIAVRGLGQGKPGSAPVSEVMTSTVTTVLDSDDLKSALDLMASARIRRLPVLDRHGNLVGVVSLGDLSARVKEKSVGETLETISRAG from the coding sequence ATGAGCAGGGACGTACAGGTCGCCCGGCCCGCCGATCCGATCCAGGAGGTGGCGGCGCGCATGGGTGCCGGCGATTTCGGATTCCTGCCCGTCTCTGACGGCACCGCCCTTGTCGGCACGATCACCGATCGCGACATCGCCGTGCGGGGCCTGGGTCAGGGCAAGCCGGGGTCGGCCCCCGTCAGCGAGGTGATGACGTCGACCGTGACCACGGTGCTGGACAGCGACGATCTGAAGTCCGCGCTGGACCTGATGGCGTCGGCCCGGATTCGGCGCCTGCCCGTGCTGGACCGTCACGGCAATCTGGTCGGCGTCGTCTCACTGGGCGACCTCTCGGCACGGGTAAAGGAGAAATCCGTGGGCGAAACGCTGGAGACCATCTCCAGAGCCGGCTGA
- the amaB gene encoding L-piperidine-6-carboxylate dehydrogenase — protein MTAADDARLILARLGVPDTAFSTGGLPCRSPVDGSAGSPVRVHDRSDVDAALSAAAGAFAAWRRVPAPRRGELVRLLGEELRAAKADLAMLVTLEAGKITSEGLGEVQEMIDICDFATGLSRQLYGLTLPSERPGHHMRETWQPLGPVAVISAFNFPVAVWAWNAALALVCGDPVIWKPSEKTPLTALAVHAVAERALARFGDAPDGLLQLLVGGRDVGEALVADPRVALVSATGSTRMGRAVATTVAGRLGRSLLELGGNNAMIVTPSADMDMAVRAIAFSAVGTCGQRCTTLRRLLVHEDVADALIARLASAYSTLPVGDPRAPGTLVGPLIDEDAVKGFEAALAQAVAEGGTVVVGGTRGEGSYVRPAIVRMPAQSAVVRHETFAPILYVLTWRDFDDAVALQNDVPQGLSSCVFTDSVREAEAFLSAWGSDCGIANVNIGPSGAEIGGAFGGEKETGGGRESGSDAWKAYMRRQTQTVNFSADLPLAQGVTFEV, from the coding sequence ATGACCGCAGCCGACGACGCCCGCCTGATCCTCGCCCGTCTCGGCGTGCCCGATACGGCGTTCTCCACCGGAGGGCTGCCGTGCCGCTCCCCCGTCGACGGCTCGGCCGGGTCCCCCGTCCGCGTCCACGATCGATCCGATGTCGACGCCGCCCTGTCCGCGGCGGCGGGAGCCTTCGCCGCCTGGCGTCGCGTGCCGGCCCCGCGCCGGGGCGAACTGGTCCGGCTGCTGGGCGAGGAGCTTCGCGCGGCCAAGGCCGACCTGGCCATGCTGGTCACGCTGGAGGCCGGCAAGATCACGTCCGAGGGGCTGGGCGAGGTGCAGGAGATGATCGACATCTGCGACTTCGCCACCGGCCTGTCGCGCCAGCTCTATGGTTTGACCCTGCCCAGTGAACGTCCCGGCCACCACATGCGCGAGACCTGGCAGCCGCTGGGCCCGGTCGCGGTGATCTCGGCTTTCAACTTCCCCGTGGCCGTCTGGGCGTGGAACGCGGCCCTGGCCCTGGTCTGCGGCGATCCGGTGATCTGGAAGCCATCGGAGAAGACTCCGCTGACGGCCCTGGCGGTCCATGCGGTGGCGGAGCGGGCGCTGGCGCGCTTCGGCGACGCCCCCGACGGCCTGCTTCAGCTGCTGGTCGGCGGACGCGACGTGGGCGAGGCCCTGGTCGCCGATCCGCGCGTGGCCCTGGTGTCCGCGACGGGGTCGACCCGAATGGGCCGGGCGGTGGCGACGACGGTCGCCGGCCGGCTGGGCCGGTCGCTGCTGGAGCTGGGCGGCAACAACGCCATGATCGTCACCCCGTCGGCCGACATGGACATGGCCGTGCGGGCCATCGCCTTCTCGGCCGTCGGCACCTGCGGGCAGCGGTGCACGACCTTGCGCCGCCTGCTGGTGCACGAAGACGTCGCCGACGCCCTGATCGCGCGGCTGGCCAGCGCCTATTCGACCCTGCCGGTCGGCGATCCGCGCGCGCCCGGCACCCTGGTCGGCCCCCTGATCGACGAGGATGCCGTGAAGGGCTTCGAAGCGGCCTTGGCCCAGGCGGTCGCCGAAGGCGGCACGGTCGTTGTCGGCGGGACGCGGGGGGAGGGCAGCTACGTCCGCCCGGCCATCGTCCGCATGCCGGCCCAGAGCGCGGTGGTCCGGCACGAGACCTTCGCCCCGATCCTCTATGTCCTGACCTGGCGGGATTTCGACGACGCGGTGGCCCTGCAGAACGACGTGCCTCAGGGGCTGTCGAGCTGCGTCTTCACCGACAGCGTGCGCGAGGCCGAGGCCTTCCTGTCGGCCTGGGGGTCGGACTGCGGCATTGCCAACGTCAACATCGGTCCCTCCGGCGCGGAGATCGGCGGGGCCTTCGGGGGCGAGAAGGAGACTGGCGGCGGGCGTGAATCCGGCTCCGACGCCTGGAAAGCCTACATGCGCCGTCAGACCCAGACGGTGAATTTCTCGGCCGACCTGCCGCTGGCCCAGGGCGTGACCTTCGAAGTCTAG
- a CDS encoding aspartyl protease family protein, protein MNRRDLLTRAALLAGGLGGAWWLRDNVLWRDPAVTFGPDGTSGWKPYDEPRAATPTALVTIAGQTVRALIDSGAQFSVIDSGLFDALGLTRTFDLPLVAYGVGGGAQMGRGTTLQIALGDMRIANLRAAILTLGPLAMREGLSAPLILGQDVLGESILELDTVEHRLRFHDRTSHVLPPDVLPVTVGKSRGALETEVTVEGARVRAVVDTGASALLALGRETAEGAGLLDGRTVRRGASIVLGGAIASQLVRARTVTVGDQLYRDVETAIYADVALPGFPQALVGMEAFEGQRLVLDLGGTALHTSRPMDLTVR, encoded by the coding sequence ATGAACCGTCGTGACCTCCTGACCCGGGCCGCGCTGCTCGCCGGTGGGCTGGGCGGCGCCTGGTGGCTGCGCGACAATGTCCTGTGGCGCGATCCGGCCGTGACGTTCGGGCCGGACGGGACCAGCGGCTGGAAGCCGTATGACGAGCCGCGCGCCGCCACACCGACCGCCCTCGTCACCATCGCCGGGCAGACAGTCCGGGCCCTGATCGATTCCGGGGCGCAGTTCTCGGTGATCGACAGCGGCCTGTTCGACGCGCTGGGCCTGACCCGCACCTTCGACCTGCCACTGGTGGCGTATGGCGTCGGCGGCGGCGCGCAGATGGGTCGCGGGACCACGCTGCAGATCGCGCTGGGGGACATGCGGATCGCCAACCTGCGCGCCGCCATCCTGACCCTCGGCCCCCTGGCCATGCGAGAGGGACTGTCGGCCCCGCTGATCCTGGGTCAGGATGTGCTGGGCGAGTCCATTCTGGAGCTGGACACCGTCGAGCACCGGCTGCGGTTCCATGACCGGACCAGCCACGTCCTGCCGCCCGACGTCCTGCCGGTCACGGTGGGCAAGTCCCGCGGGGCCCTCGAGACCGAGGTCACGGTCGAGGGCGCGCGCGTGCGGGCCGTGGTCGATACCGGCGCGTCCGCCCTGCTCGCCCTGGGCCGCGAAACCGCAGAGGGGGCGGGTCTGCTGGACGGACGCACCGTGCGACGGGGCGCCAGTATCGTGCTGGGCGGGGCCATCGCCTCGCAACTGGTCCGTGCCCGGACGGTCACCGTCGGCGATCAGCTGTATCGAGACGTGGAGACTGCCATCTATGCCGACGTCGCCCTGCCGGGCTTCCCGCAGGCGCTGGTCGGGATGGAGGCGTTCGAGGGACAGCGGCTGGTGCTCGACCTGGGGGGCACGGCCCTGCACACCTCGCGGCCGATGGATCTGACGGTGCGCTAG
- a CDS encoding glutamate-5-semialdehyde dehydrogenase — translation MTDIDTDMLAMGRRARAAAAAVRTAPADVRSRALSAAARSLRARADAILEANQIDLSRARVSGMSEALQDRLALTPARIAAMADAVDEVAAFADPLGVVTERWTRPNGLAFQRVRTPLGVLAIIYESRPNVTADAAALSIRSGNVAILRCGSDCLDSSRAIHAAMVEGLVEAGLPVDAVQLVDTPDRAAVGALLTGLEGNIDLLIPRGGKSLVARVQTDARVPVLGHLEGLNHTYLHASANPAMAVDVVVNAKMRRVSVCGATETLLVDRAAAERLLVPVAAALTAAGCAMRGDAEAMGLVPGMAAAEEADWSTEYLAPMLSVRIVDGLDQAIEHIATYGSGHTEAIVAEDAWAAAAFQQAVDSAIVLWNASTQFADGGEFGFGGEIGISTSRLHARGPVGAEQLTSFKYLVTGTGQTRP, via the coding sequence ATGACCGATATCGACACCGACATGCTGGCCATGGGCCGTCGCGCGCGGGCCGCCGCGGCCGCTGTCCGCACCGCGCCGGCCGACGTCCGCAGCCGCGCCCTGTCCGCCGCCGCCCGGTCGCTGCGTGCCCGGGCCGATGCGATCTTGGAGGCCAACCAGATCGACCTGAGCCGGGCGCGCGTCAGTGGCATGAGCGAGGCCTTGCAGGACCGTCTGGCCCTGACCCCGGCCCGGATCGCCGCCATGGCGGACGCCGTGGATGAGGTCGCGGCCTTCGCCGATCCGCTGGGCGTCGTGACCGAGCGCTGGACCCGGCCGAACGGCCTGGCCTTCCAGCGGGTGCGGACGCCGCTGGGCGTGCTGGCCATCATCTACGAGAGCCGCCCCAATGTGACCGCCGACGCTGCGGCCCTGTCGATCCGGTCGGGCAATGTCGCCATCCTGCGCTGCGGCTCCGACTGTCTGGACAGTTCGCGCGCCATCCATGCCGCCATGGTCGAAGGTCTGGTCGAGGCCGGTCTGCCGGTCGATGCGGTCCAGCTGGTGGACACGCCCGACCGCGCCGCCGTCGGGGCCCTGCTGACGGGGCTGGAGGGCAACATCGACCTGCTGATCCCGCGCGGCGGCAAGAGCCTGGTGGCGCGGGTGCAGACGGATGCGCGCGTCCCGGTGCTGGGTCACCTTGAGGGGCTGAACCACACCTATCTGCACGCCTCGGCCAATCCGGCCATGGCGGTGGACGTGGTTGTCAACGCCAAGATGCGGCGCGTGTCCGTCTGCGGCGCGACCGAGACGCTGCTGGTGGACCGGGCGGCGGCGGAGCGGCTGCTGGTGCCGGTGGCAGCGGCCCTGACGGCGGCGGGCTGCGCGATGCGCGGCGACGCGGAGGCCATGGGCCTGGTGCCCGGCATGGCAGCGGCGGAGGAGGCCGACTGGTCGACGGAATATCTGGCCCCGATGCTGTCGGTGCGGATCGTCGACGGGCTGGACCAGGCCATCGAACACATCGCCACCTATGGTTCGGGCCACACCGAGGCCATCGTGGCCGAGGACGCCTGGGCCGCCGCCGCGTTCCAGCAGGCCGTCGACAGCGCCATCGTGCTGTGGAACGCCTCGACCCAGTTCGCCGACGGCGGCGAATTCGGCTTCGGCGGCGAGATCGGCATCTCGACCTCGCGGCTGCATGCGCGTGGGCCGGTGGGAGCCGAACAGCTGACCAGTTTCAAATATCTGGTGACCGGCACCGGGCAGACCCGGCCCTAG
- the proB gene encoding glutamate 5-kinase, whose amino-acid sequence MTASPPATAAEALRHARRVVVKVGSSLVVDGDTRAAALPWLAGLAEDIAALRASKRSVIVVSSGAVALGRGRLGLEKNARLDEKQAAAAVGQSLLMQAWEAALASRGMTVAQVLLTRDDTERRRRWLNARATLEALLKLGVVPVVNENDTVATEEIRYGDNDRLAARTAQLARADLLVLLSDVDGLYTADPRRNPDASHLDRIDALTPDVLAMAGGANAEASVGTGGMTTKLEAARIARSAGCATLIVSGLVARPLSAVTHGARATLITAPASPMQAYKSWIAGSLEPAGSIEIDAGAADALAGGRSLLASGVRRIEGRFDRGDSVRVLSAGTAVGVGLAAYSAEEMALILGRHSGEIEAIVGYKGPGVAIHRDDLVLT is encoded by the coding sequence GTGACTGCCTCCCCGCCTGCCACCGCCGCCGAAGCCCTTCGCCATGCGCGCCGCGTGGTGGTCAAGGTCGGCTCATCCCTGGTCGTGGACGGGGACACGCGCGCCGCCGCCCTGCCCTGGCTGGCGGGCCTGGCCGAGGACATCGCCGCGTTGCGGGCGTCCAAGCGATCCGTGATCGTTGTCTCGTCCGGAGCCGTGGCCTTGGGGCGCGGCCGTCTGGGGCTGGAGAAGAACGCGCGGCTTGACGAGAAACAGGCAGCGGCGGCCGTCGGCCAGTCGCTTCTGATGCAGGCGTGGGAGGCGGCGCTGGCTTCGCGCGGCATGACGGTGGCCCAGGTGCTGCTGACGCGCGACGACACCGAACGCCGCCGACGCTGGCTGAACGCCCGTGCGACGCTGGAGGCCCTGCTGAAGCTCGGTGTCGTGCCGGTGGTCAACGAGAACGACACCGTCGCCACCGAGGAGATCCGCTACGGCGACAACGATCGCCTGGCCGCACGCACGGCCCAGCTGGCGCGGGCGGACCTGCTGGTCCTGCTGTCGGACGTGGACGGTCTGTATACGGCCGATCCGCGCCGCAACCCGGACGCCAGCCATCTGGATCGGATCGATGCCCTGACGCCGGATGTCCTGGCTATGGCGGGCGGCGCGAATGCCGAGGCCTCGGTCGGGACCGGCGGCATGACGACCAAGCTGGAGGCCGCGCGGATCGCGCGGTCGGCCGGGTGCGCGACCCTGATCGTCTCGGGTCTCGTCGCGCGCCCCCTGTCGGCGGTCACCCACGGGGCCCGGGCGACCCTGATCACGGCCCCGGCCAGCCCCATGCAGGCCTACAAGTCCTGGATCGCGGGCAGTCTGGAGCCGGCGGGCTCGATCGAGATCGACGCCGGCGCGGCCGACGCCCTGGCCGGCGGGCGCAGCCTTCTGGCCTCGGGCGTGCGCCGCATCGAGGGCCGGTTCGACCGGGGCGACAGCGTGCGGGTGCTCAGCGCGGGTACCGCCGTCGGCGTCGGCCTGGCAGCCTATTCGGCCGAGGAGATGGCCCTGATCCTGGGTCGCCACTCGGGTGAGATCGAGGCCATCGTGGGCTACAAGGGTCCCGGCGTGGCCATTCACCGCGACGATCTGGTGCTGACCTGA
- the ypfJ gene encoding KPN_02809 family neutral zinc metallopeptidase has protein sequence MRWQGGQRGGGNVEDRRGLGGGAVAGGGIGVVVLSLIGYFVFGIDPSTTQQVASQFGGAGSAQEGTLGTPEDQAGQFVDIVGGNINQVWASKLDGYTPPANIVIYTQGTQTGCGYGQSAMGPFYCPADRQVFLDLSFWEEMETQLGASGADFARAYVLAHEIGHHVQTLTGASQRVQQAQARASGEAEANQYSVGLELQADCYAGVWAANAASVSNGEVAVEQGDLEEGAKTAAAIGDDTLQRRSGGQVNPDGFTHGTSAQRVEALRRGYQSGDPASCDGYTDV, from the coding sequence ATGCGCTGGCAGGGTGGACAACGCGGGGGCGGAAACGTCGAGGATCGGCGCGGCCTGGGCGGCGGCGCGGTCGCGGGCGGCGGGATCGGCGTCGTCGTTCTCAGCCTGATCGGCTATTTCGTCTTCGGCATCGACCCTTCCACGACCCAGCAGGTCGCCAGCCAGTTCGGCGGGGCAGGCTCGGCCCAGGAAGGCACGCTCGGCACGCCCGAGGATCAGGCCGGTCAGTTCGTCGACATCGTGGGCGGCAACATCAACCAGGTCTGGGCCTCGAAACTCGACGGCTATACCCCGCCCGCGAACATCGTCATCTACACACAAGGCACCCAGACCGGCTGCGGTTACGGCCAGTCGGCCATGGGTCCCTTCTATTGCCCCGCCGACCGTCAGGTCTTCCTCGACCTGTCATTCTGGGAAGAGATGGAGACCCAGCTGGGGGCCTCCGGCGCCGACTTCGCCCGCGCCTATGTCCTGGCCCACGAGATCGGCCACCACGTCCAGACCCTGACCGGGGCCTCGCAGCGCGTGCAACAGGCCCAGGCCCGTGCGTCGGGCGAGGCCGAGGCGAACCAGTATTCCGTGGGGCTGGAGCTCCAGGCCGACTGCTACGCCGGGGTCTGGGCCGCCAATGCCGCCTCAGTGTCCAATGGCGAGGTCGCCGTCGAGCAGGGCGACCTTGAGGAGGGGGCCAAGACCGCCGCCGCCATCGGCGACGACACCCTGCAGCGCCGCTCCGGCGGACAGGTGAACCCCGACGGCTTCACCCACGGCACCTCGGCCCAGCGGGTCGAGGCCCTGCGCCGCGGGTACCAGTCGGGCGACCCCGCCTCCTGCGACGGCTACACCGACGTCTGA
- a CDS encoding type 1 glutamine amidotransferase domain-containing protein, protein MSQSLSGKRVAVLATDGVEQIELLDPVKALKAAGATVEVISPKAGSIQGFNHLTPGDKIPVDRPLSDADAADYQALLLPGGVANPDQLRVDDTALAFIRAFFDAGKPVAAICHAPWLLIDAGVVEGRRLTSFKTIRTDLRNAGAEVVDEEVVVDDGLVTSRSPDDLPAFNAKMIEEIAEGRHGHGGASRSSDRTPAASFS, encoded by the coding sequence ATGTCCCAGTCCCTCTCTGGCAAGCGCGTCGCCGTCCTCGCGACCGACGGCGTGGAGCAGATCGAGCTGCTCGACCCGGTCAAGGCGCTGAAGGCCGCCGGTGCGACGGTCGAGGTCATCTCGCCCAAGGCCGGCTCCATTCAGGGCTTCAACCACCTGACGCCCGGGGACAAGATTCCCGTCGACAGACCGCTGTCGGACGCCGACGCCGCCGACTATCAGGCCCTGCTGCTGCCGGGCGGCGTGGCCAACCCCGACCAGCTGCGGGTCGATGACACCGCGCTGGCCTTCATCCGCGCCTTCTTCGATGCCGGCAAGCCGGTTGCCGCCATCTGCCATGCGCCCTGGCTGCTGATCGATGCGGGCGTGGTCGAGGGGCGTCGCCTGACCAGCTTCAAGACCATCCGTACCGATCTGCGCAACGCCGGGGCCGAGGTGGTGGACGAGGAGGTCGTGGTCGACGACGGGCTGGTGACCAGCCGCAGCCCCGACGATCTGCCCGCCTTCAACGCCAAGATGATCGAGGAGATCGCTGAGGGTCGCCACGGCCATGGCGGGGCGAGCCGGTCCAGCGACCGGACCCCTGCGGCCAGCTTCAGCTAG